In one window of Paracoccus saliphilus DNA:
- a CDS encoding HD domain-containing protein: MNGNLPRHFTFLCEADRLKSVERANVLMDLSRPENSAEHSWHVALYAMVFGASDRAIAMILLHDLVEIDTGDHPIHLSHDASAIAEAEERAATRLFGLAPDGDTLHALWREFEAAETPDARMAKRMDHSQPLFQVLMADKPLADHVAIVRDNMSGGRASRLRGEWPEAMEAADALLDGQALPGGDLTARMRFLAEADRLKSVYRANTLIDASRHENSGEHSWHLALYALVLGGYAEAGVDTGRVIRMLLLHDLVEIDTGDVPLHSAGGQAHHSAAVQAAETAAAERIFGLLPKSQATEFLSLWQEFEAVETPDAIFAKALDRCQPAIQNLRSGGAGWVEYDVSLGDIEARVGPWIERGAPKIWNWLWQELRHHFVA, from the coding sequence ATGAATGGTAATCTCCCCCGCCACTTCACCTTCCTCTGCGAGGCCGACCGGCTGAAATCGGTCGAGCGGGCGAATGTGTTGATGGATCTTTCCCGCCCGGAAAACAGCGCCGAGCACAGCTGGCATGTCGCCCTTTACGCGATGGTCTTTGGCGCATCGGATCGCGCCATCGCCATGATCCTGCTGCATGACCTGGTCGAGATCGACACCGGCGATCATCCGATCCACCTGTCCCATGACGCCTCTGCCATCGCGGAGGCCGAAGAGCGGGCCGCCACGCGCCTGTTCGGCCTTGCCCCGGATGGCGACACATTGCACGCATTGTGGCGGGAATTCGAGGCGGCAGAGACGCCGGACGCCCGGATGGCCAAGCGGATGGATCACAGCCAACCCTTGTTCCAGGTGCTGATGGCCGACAAGCCGCTGGCCGATCACGTGGCCATCGTGCGGGACAACATGTCCGGGGGGCGCGCCTCACGCCTGCGCGGCGAATGGCCCGAGGCGATGGAGGCCGCGGATGCCCTGCTGGACGGGCAAGCCCTGCCCGGCGGCGACCTGACCGCACGCATGCGTTTCCTGGCCGAAGCCGACCGGCTGAAATCGGTTTATCGCGCCAATACGCTGATCGACGCCTCGCGCCATGAGAATAGCGGCGAGCATAGTTGGCATCTGGCACTCTACGCGCTGGTCCTGGGTGGATATGCCGAGGCCGGGGTCGATACCGGGCGCGTCATCCGAATGCTGTTGCTGCATGACCTGGTCGAGATCGATACCGGCGATGTGCCGCTGCATTCGGCCGGTGGGCAGGCGCATCATTCAGCGGCTGTGCAGGCCGCCGAAACCGCGGCGGCGGAACGGATATTCGGCCTTTTGCCCAAATCGCAAGCCACGGAATTCCTGTCGCTCTGGCAGGAATTCGAAGCGGTGGAAACACCTGACGCCATCTTTGCCAAGGCTCTGGACCGGTGCCAGCCAGCCATCCAGAACCTGCGCTCCGGCGGCGCGGGATGGGTCGAATACGACGTCTCTCTCGGCGATATCGAGGCGCGGGTGGGGCCATGGATCGAACGGGGCGCGCCAAAGATCTGGAATTGGCTCTGGCAGGAACTGCGCCATCACTTCGTGGCGTGA
- a CDS encoding Rrf2 family transcriptional regulator: protein MKLSTKGRYAIIALVDLAIARGDELTSLAEISKRQDISLPYLEQLFVRLRRAELVTSVRGPGGGYRLARAPETIRVAEILEAVDETVSAMHVGAGASGGVSGSRAQTLSNRLWESLSAHVYVFLHNHSLADVAKNQLLPCPALPQLLNVVDE from the coding sequence ATGAAACTGTCAACCAAGGGGCGCTACGCCATCATCGCGCTGGTCGATCTGGCGATCGCGCGCGGTGACGAACTCACCTCGCTGGCCGAGATCTCGAAGCGCCAGGATATCTCGTTGCCCTATCTCGAACAGCTTTTCGTCCGCCTGCGCCGCGCCGAGCTGGTGACATCGGTCCGTGGCCCCGGCGGTGGCTATCGCCTCGCCCGTGCGCCCGAAACGATCCGCGTCGCCGAAATTCTCGAAGCCGTGGACGAAACGGTCAGTGCGATGCATGTGGGGGCAGGGGCGTCGGGCGGCGTGTCGGGCTCACGCGCGCAGACGCTGTCGAACCGGCTGTGGGAAAGCCTGTCGGCGCATGTCTACGTGTTCCTGCACAACCACTCGCTGGCAGATGTGGCCAAGAACCAGCTCTTGCCATGTCCGGCACTGCCACAACTGCTGAACGTGGTGGATGAATAG
- a CDS encoding thiolase family protein, with protein MRRSCIVAARRSAVVPRGGAFRALELQDLATPVIHAALADAGIAAAEVGELILGNALGAGGNPARVVALASDLPERVAGLTIDRQCCGGLDAILLGDAMIRAGLHDVVIAGGVESYSRRPLRLRSFADGREPQPYDQPPFTPWPERDPEMSTAAGALAEKLGISREAQEDWAVQSHARALAAMAAMQATEIAPVAGVFTDSFARRLTPQTCARARPLAGTVTTATTAVAADGAAVCILVSDRLVERTARSGPEIVAGTTIGGDPELPGLAPIAAIRSVLTDAGLAPSDIGIAEIMEAFAAQAIACQQGAGLDPDIVNPGGGALARGHPIGASGAINAVRLVHEIQPGQYGLAAIAAAGGLGTALLLRN; from the coding sequence ATGCGCCGCTCCTGTATCGTGGCGGCAAGGCGCAGCGCAGTCGTCCCAAGGGGCGGCGCGTTCCGGGCGCTGGAATTGCAGGATCTCGCCACACCGGTCATCCACGCGGCCCTCGCGGATGCCGGGATCGCCGCAGCGGAGGTGGGCGAACTGATCCTTGGCAATGCGCTCGGTGCCGGGGGAAACCCCGCGCGGGTGGTGGCCCTGGCCAGCGATTTGCCCGAGCGTGTGGCGGGGCTCACGATTGATCGGCAATGCTGCGGTGGGCTGGATGCGATCCTGTTGGGCGATGCGATGATCCGCGCGGGGCTACATGACGTGGTCATCGCGGGCGGGGTGGAGAGCTATTCCCGCCGTCCCTTGCGGCTGCGCAGCTTCGCGGATGGGCGCGAGCCGCAGCCCTATGACCAGCCGCCCTTTACCCCATGGCCCGAGCGCGATCCGGAGATGTCCACCGCCGCCGGAGCATTGGCGGAGAAGCTTGGAATATCGCGCGAGGCGCAGGAGGATTGGGCCGTGCAGAGCCACGCCAGGGCGCTTGCCGCCATGGCCGCTATGCAGGCCACCGAAATCGCCCCCGTCGCGGGCGTTTTTACCGACAGCTTCGCCCGTAGGCTGACGCCGCAAACTTGCGCCCGCGCCAGGCCTCTTGCCGGAACCGTCACGACGGCCACAACGGCAGTTGCCGCCGATGGCGCCGCGGTCTGCATTCTCGTCTCGGACAGGTTGGTCGAACGGACGGCGCGGAGCGGTCCCGAGATCGTCGCGGGCACAACAATCGGTGGTGATCCCGAATTGCCGGGTCTCGCCCCCATCGCCGCCATTCGCTCGGTGCTGACGGACGCAGGTCTCGCCCCTTCCGATATCGGCATTGCCGAGATCATGGAGGCATTCGCGGCACAGGCCATCGCCTGCCAGCAGGGGGCGGGCCTCGACCCCGATATCGTCAATCCCGGTGGAGGGGCGCTCGCCCGTGGCCATCCAATCGGGGCAAGCGGAGCGATCAACGCGGTGCGGCTGGTTCACGAGATTCAGCCGGGGCAATACGGTCTGGCCGCCATCGCCGCCGCCGGAGGATTAGGCACGGCTCTCTTGCTCAGGAACTGA
- a CDS encoding NADP-dependent isocitrate dehydrogenase — MSKIKVENPVVELDGDEMTRIIWDFIKQKLILPYLDIDLKYYDLGIEERDRTDDQITVDAAEAIKQYGAGVKCATITPDEARVEEFGLKKMWRSPNGTIRNILGGVIFREPIICKNVPRLVPGWTQPIIVGRHAFGDQYRATDFKFPGKGKLSIKFVGDDGETIEKEVFQAPGSGVTMAMYNLDESIRDFARASLNYGLNRGLPVYLSTKNTILKAYDGRFKDLFQEVYEQEFEAEFKKKGIHYEHRLIDDMVASALKWSGGYVWACKNYDGDVQSDTVAQGFGSLGLMTSVLMTPDGKIVESEAAHGTVTRHYREHQKGNATSTNSIASIFAWTGGLKHRAKLDGNAKLATFAETLEKVTVQAVEDGFMTKDLALLVGPDQKWLTTMGFLEKVDEYLDKALA, encoded by the coding sequence ATGTCGAAGATCAAGGTAGAAAACCCCGTCGTCGAGCTCGACGGCGACGAGATGACCCGGATCATCTGGGACTTCATCAAGCAAAAGCTGATCCTGCCCTATCTGGATATCGACCTGAAATATTACGACCTCGGTATCGAAGAGCGCGACCGCACCGACGACCAGATCACCGTGGATGCGGCAGAGGCAATCAAGCAGTATGGCGCAGGCGTGAAATGCGCCACCATCACCCCCGACGAGGCACGGGTCGAGGAATTCGGCCTCAAGAAGATGTGGCGCTCGCCCAATGGCACGATCCGCAACATCCTGGGCGGTGTGATCTTCCGCGAGCCGATCATCTGCAAGAACGTGCCGCGCCTGGTTCCGGGCTGGACCCAACCGATCATCGTCGGCCGTCACGCTTTCGGCGACCAGTACCGCGCCACCGATTTCAAGTTCCCCGGCAAGGGCAAGCTGTCGATCAAGTTCGTCGGCGATGATGGCGAGACCATCGAGAAGGAGGTTTTCCAGGCTCCGGGCTCCGGTGTCACCATGGCGATGTACAACCTCGATGAATCGATCCGGGATTTCGCCCGCGCATCGCTGAATTACGGTCTGAACCGTGGTCTGCCGGTTTACCTGTCCACCAAGAACACCATCCTCAAGGCCTATGACGGCCGTTTCAAGGATCTGTTCCAGGAGGTCTACGAGCAGGAATTCGAAGCCGAGTTCAAGAAGAAGGGCATCCATTACGAGCACCGGCTGATCGACGACATGGTCGCTTCGGCGCTGAAATGGTCGGGCGGTTATGTCTGGGCCTGCAAGAACTACGATGGCGATGTGCAGTCGGATACCGTCGCGCAGGGCTTTGGCTCGCTTGGGTTGATGACCTCGGTGCTGATGACCCCGGACGGGAAGATCGTCGAATCCGAGGCCGCGCATGGCACCGTGACCCGCCATTACCGCGAGCATCAGAAGGGTAACGCGACCTCGACCAACTCCATCGCCTCGATCTTTGCCTGGACAGGCGGCCTGAAGCACCGCGCGAAACTGGACGGCAACGCAAAGCTCGCTACATTCGCCGAAACGCTGGAGAAGGTGACGGTTCAGGCGGTCGAGGACGGTTTCATGACCAAGGACCTCGCCCTGCTGGTCGGCCCGGATCAGAAATGGCTGACCACCATGGGCTTCCTGGAAAAGGTCGACGAATATCTGGACAAGGCGCTGGCGTAA
- a CDS encoding alpha/beta hydrolase — protein MPELIFPGPEGRLEGRYHPQPGIPDAPIAIILHPHPQYGGTMNNRVVYNLHYAFHSMGFTVMRFNFRGVGRSQGEFDQGVGELSDAASALDYLQAMNPNSKHCWVAGFSFGAWIGMQLLMRRPEITGFISVAPPANMYDFSFLAPCPNSGLIINGTADRVAPPKDTHSLVGKLREQKGITITHEEIEGADHFFRDDEAHMKPMIETVQGYVRRRLTESTR, from the coding sequence ATGCCAGAGTTGATTTTTCCGGGCCCCGAAGGCCGCCTCGAAGGCCGCTACCATCCCCAGCCCGGTATACCTGACGCCCCCATTGCCATCATCCTGCATCCGCATCCGCAATATGGCGGCACGATGAACAACCGGGTGGTCTATAACCTGCACTACGCCTTCCACAGCATGGGCTTTACCGTGATGCGGTTCAATTTCCGCGGTGTGGGCCGCTCGCAGGGCGAGTTCGACCAGGGTGTGGGCGAGCTGTCGGATGCGGCCTCGGCGCTGGATTACCTGCAGGCGATGAACCCGAATTCCAAGCATTGCTGGGTCGCGGGTTTCAGCTTTGGTGCCTGGATCGGGATGCAACTGCTGATGCGGCGCCCCGAGATCACCGGCTTCATCAGCGTGGCGCCACCCGCGAACATGTATGATTTCAGCTTCCTCGCCCCCTGCCCCAATTCCGGGCTGATCATCAACGGCACCGCCGACCGCGTGGCGCCGCCCAAGGACACCCATTCCCTGGTCGGCAAGCTGCGCGAGCAGAAGGGCATCACCATTACCCACGAGGAAATCGAGGGCGCCGATCACTTCTTCCGCGACGACGAGGCGCATATGAAGCCGATGATCGAGACCGTGCAGGGCTATGTGCGGCGTCGACTGACCGAGTCGACGCGCTGA
- a CDS encoding AMP-binding protein: MMEELALDMRDRWFMRSADSAILSCGAQGQNRPAIAALLDCIERHLPIHARQGEGTAISAVDSPVNAGRPLLYCQSSGSTDLAKTIRRSHASWIASFEVNRGRYTLGKHDRYAVLGSLGHSLSLYAVTEALHLGADILALGGDSPRAQVVVLREARASVLYSTPSQLRLLQRVDAGALPDIRLVFCGGGALGTDERADLAELFPNAELFEFYGASETSFITISTADTPPGSVGRAYPGVTLKLRPVAGEDAEIWVSSPYLFDGYDGGRAGDTRWDGDFLTVGEIGRMDRQGNLFLRGRRSRMVTVADVNVFLEDVEQVMLDESAGRACAAVAVPDALRGNAVIGFAEGAADEALAERIKARCRAALGSHAVPRRIGFLDPMPMLPSGKPDLVALQRLAGGG, from the coding sequence ATGATGGAAGAATTGGCGCTGGATATGCGGGATCGCTGGTTCATGCGATCTGCCGACAGCGCCATTCTCTCTTGCGGTGCCCAAGGGCAGAACCGCCCTGCCATCGCAGCATTGCTCGATTGTATCGAGCGGCACTTGCCCATCCATGCCCGGCAGGGTGAAGGGACCGCCATCTCGGCCGTGGATTCACCGGTGAATGCAGGGCGTCCGCTTCTGTATTGTCAAAGCTCGGGCAGCACCGATCTGGCCAAGACCATCCGGCGCAGCCACGCCTCGTGGATCGCGAGTTTCGAGGTCAATCGCGGGCGCTACACCCTAGGGAAGCACGACCGTTACGCGGTGTTGGGCAGCCTTGGCCATTCCCTGTCGCTCTATGCCGTGACCGAGGCTTTGCATCTGGGCGCGGACATCCTCGCCTTGGGTGGTGACAGCCCGCGTGCGCAGGTCGTCGTGCTGCGCGAGGCGAGGGCAAGCGTGCTCTATTCGACACCGTCGCAGCTAAGATTGTTGCAGCGTGTCGATGCGGGTGCGTTGCCTGATATCCGCTTGGTATTCTGCGGAGGAGGTGCGCTTGGTACGGATGAGCGTGCCGATCTGGCAGAGCTTTTCCCGAATGCCGAGCTTTTCGAGTTCTACGGGGCGTCCGAGACCAGCTTCATCACGATCAGCACTGCCGATACTCCACCGGGATCGGTTGGCCGCGCCTATCCCGGGGTGACGCTGAAGCTTCGGCCGGTCGCTGGCGAAGATGCCGAGATCTGGGTCAGCAGCCCCTATCTGTTCGACGGCTATGATGGGGGCAGGGCCGGTGATACCCGATGGGATGGCGATTTCCTGACCGTGGGCGAGATCGGCCGGATGGACCGGCAGGGCAACCTGTTCCTGCGCGGGCGCAGATCGCGCATGGTGACGGTGGCCGATGTGAATGTGTTTCTCGAAGATGTCGAGCAGGTGATGCTGGACGAGTCCGCAGGCCGTGCCTGTGCCGCCGTGGCCGTCCCGGATGCCTTGCGGGGAAATGCGGTGATCGGATTTGCCGAGGGCGCGGCTGACGAAGCGCTGGCCGAACGCATCAAGGCCCGCTGCCGCGCCGCCCTTGGCTCGCACGCGGTGCCTCGCCGGATCGGCTTTCTCGACCCCATGCCGATGCTGCCTTCGGGCAAGCCCGATCTCGTGGCGCTACAACGCCTCGCCGGAGGGGGCTGA
- a CDS encoding biotin transporter BioY: protein MEKDLARIALFAALIAILGLIPKIALASGVPITAQSLGVMLAGAVLGARRGGLAVLLFVFAVALGLPLLAGGRGGLGVFASPTVGFVIGFPVAAFVTGLVVERLRMVPPAISAGLGAFIGGIVVMYAFGTVGMAIVLEKSLVEAALLNTAYIPGDLLKAGLTGMLVAAVAKLRPEMLSWYRPSGQRI, encoded by the coding sequence ATGGAAAAAGACCTTGCCCGTATCGCCCTGTTCGCGGCGCTGATCGCGATCCTGGGACTGATCCCCAAGATCGCGCTTGCCTCCGGTGTGCCGATCACCGCCCAAAGTCTTGGCGTGATGCTGGCAGGCGCGGTTCTTGGCGCAAGACGGGGTGGCCTGGCGGTCCTGCTGTTCGTCTTCGCCGTCGCGCTTGGATTGCCGCTTCTCGCCGGAGGACGTGGCGGGCTTGGCGTCTTCGCGTCGCCGACGGTCGGCTTCGTCATCGGCTTCCCGGTCGCCGCTTTCGTGACCGGCCTGGTGGTCGAGCGTCTGCGCATGGTTCCACCCGCGATCAGCGCGGGTCTCGGGGCCTTCATCGGCGGAATCGTCGTGATGTATGCCTTTGGCACCGTCGGTATGGCCATCGTGCTCGAGAAAAGCCTGGTCGAGGCGGCGCTGCTGAACACGGCCTATATTCCCGGGGACCTGCTCAAGGCTGGATTGACCGGCATGCTGGTTGCAGCCGTCGCAAAACTGCGCCCCGAGATGCTGTCATGGTACCGCCCCTCCGGGCAGCGTATCTGA
- a CDS encoding CbiQ family ECF transporter T component, with protein sequence MISLTSPVRTWAHGWPAGVKLMGLCLTTMLLFVIDGMAVQVVALLAVLLLYCLPGRAFLRSGLTHLRVLVPFIVIVLIWHFVTDDLTLGVKTILRMITAVALANLVTMTTTLTELMDVVHRLMAPLRRLGISTAPLEIAMPLLIRFAPVLIERAQLMFQSWRARSVRRQNWRIVLPMMLLALDDADRVGEALKARGGALPNKER encoded by the coding sequence ATGATCTCTCTCACCTCGCCAGTTAGAACATGGGCGCATGGCTGGCCTGCCGGGGTCAAGCTGATGGGGTTGTGCCTGACCACGATGCTGCTCTTCGTGATCGACGGCATGGCAGTCCAGGTTGTAGCGCTTCTGGCGGTTCTGCTGCTCTATTGCCTGCCGGGGCGGGCGTTCCTGCGCAGCGGGCTAACGCATCTGCGGGTTCTGGTCCCCTTTATCGTCATCGTGCTGATCTGGCATTTCGTCACGGATGATCTCACCCTTGGGGTCAAGACGATCCTGCGGATGATCACCGCCGTTGCGCTGGCGAATCTTGTCACCATGACCACGACATTGACCGAATTGATGGATGTGGTGCACCGTCTGATGGCGCCGCTGCGCAGGCTCGGGATATCGACCGCGCCGCTGGAGATCGCGATGCCGCTTCTAATCCGCTTTGCGCCGGTGCTGATAGAGCGGGCGCAGTTGATGTTTCAATCATGGCGGGCACGCTCGGTCCGCCGCCAGAACTGGCGGATCGTGCTGCCGATGATGCTCTTGGCGCTTGACGACGCGGATCGTGTCGGTGAAGCCCTGAAGGCACGCGGCGGAGCCCTGCCCAACAAGGAGAGATGA
- a CDS encoding DUF6454 family protein yields MRHIAIAITLCTPFSVHADELGDRVKSLTRGTEWQAVETVPVQFSTHHPQGMAIIGDHIFVSSVEIVTPTENYDAPRDGMDRSAGEGVGHLFKMDMEGNLVDSITLADGDIYHPGGIDFDGENLWVPVAEYRPNSASIVYRVDPETMEAEEVFRYPDHIGGILRDPASDTLHAVSWGSRRFYGFTLDEAGTVTNADIPRDELMVPNPSHYVDYQDCQLAAPGQALCTGIAKYGVNDTEFALGGAELIDLKGNRPIHQAPVPLWTEDGLVMTHNPVWMAPVEGGLRAWFMPEDDESRIFVYEARLD; encoded by the coding sequence ATGCGCCATATCGCCATCGCAATCACGCTTTGCACCCCATTTTCCGTCCATGCCGACGAGTTGGGCGACCGGGTCAAATCCCTGACGCGCGGCACCGAATGGCAAGCGGTCGAGACCGTTCCCGTCCAGTTCTCCACCCACCACCCGCAGGGAATGGCGATCATCGGAGATCATATCTTCGTCTCCTCGGTCGAGATCGTCACCCCGACCGAGAATTACGACGCCCCGCGCGACGGAATGGACCGCAGCGCAGGGGAAGGCGTGGGACATCTGTTCAAGATGGACATGGAAGGCAATCTGGTCGACAGCATCACGCTCGCCGATGGCGATATCTATCATCCGGGCGGCATAGATTTCGATGGCGAGAATCTGTGGGTGCCGGTCGCCGAATACCGCCCGAACTCGGCCAGTATCGTCTATCGCGTCGATCCCGAGACCATGGAGGCAGAAGAGGTCTTTCGCTATCCCGACCATATCGGCGGTATTCTCCGCGACCCGGCCAGCGATACGCTGCATGCCGTAAGCTGGGGATCGCGCCGATTCTACGGCTTCACGCTGGACGAGGCAGGCACGGTCACCAATGCCGATATTCCGCGTGATGAGCTGATGGTGCCGAACCCCAGCCATTATGTCGATTACCAGGATTGCCAGCTTGCCGCGCCGGGACAGGCGTTGTGCACCGGGATCGCCAAATACGGCGTCAATGACACCGAATTCGCACTAGGCGGGGCGGAACTGATCGATCTGAAAGGCAACCGGCCCATTCATCAGGCACCTGTTCCGCTCTGGACAGAGGACGGGTTGGTTATGACGCATAATCCCGTCTGGATGGCCCCTGTCGAAGGAGGGCTGCGCGCCTGGTTCATGCCCGAGGACGATGAAAGCCGTATTTTTGTCTATGAGGCGCGTCTGGACTGA
- a CDS encoding nitroreductase — protein MQSEFEKLLARRRSIRSFTGEPVERAKIEKILRLARTAPSGANLQPGRFHVLTGAALDGLVQSLKSAIAAGEPQSREYSYFPEPMPKELKSRQVAAGYALYAALGIERRDIEARRHQFERNYEFFGAPVGIVVTIDRAMGKGCFMDLGMSLMALLLAAEDQGYATSGIGALAQYGPVVHRHLELPEGEMVVCGIALGVADKDAPVNRVRTERDDLPVFTRFHGFDISS, from the coding sequence ATGCAGAGTGAGTTCGAGAAGCTTCTGGCGCGGCGGCGCTCGATCCGATCCTTTACGGGGGAGCCGGTTGAGCGCGCGAAGATTGAAAAAATCCTGCGGCTTGCACGGACCGCACCGAGCGGCGCGAACCTGCAACCGGGGCGATTTCATGTTCTGACCGGAGCCGCGCTGGACGGGCTGGTTCAGTCGTTGAAATCGGCCATCGCGGCGGGAGAGCCGCAGAGCCGGGAATATTCCTATTTCCCCGAACCGATGCCCAAGGAACTCAAGTCAAGGCAGGTCGCGGCGGGTTACGCCCTGTATGCGGCGCTCGGGATCGAACGACGGGATATCGAGGCGCGCCGGCATCAGTTCGAACGCAATTACGAGTTCTTCGGCGCACCGGTCGGGATCGTCGTCACCATCGACCGGGCCATGGGCAAGGGTTGCTTCATGGATCTGGGCATGTCGCTGATGGCCCTGCTGCTGGCCGCTGAGGATCAGGGCTATGCGACCAGTGGAATCGGGGCGCTCGCCCAATACGGGCCGGTGGTACATCGCCATCTTGAGTTGCCCGAGGGCGAGATGGTTGTCTGCGGGATCGCGCTTGGCGTGGCGGACAAGGACGCACCGGTGAACCGGGTTCGGACCGAGCGGGACGATCTGCCGGTTTTCACCCGCTTCCACGGCTTCGACATCAGTTCCTGA